A single region of the Lycium barbarum isolate Lr01 chromosome 2, ASM1917538v2, whole genome shotgun sequence genome encodes:
- the LOC132628774 gene encoding uncharacterized protein LOC132628774, protein MDDLRGQLDAQGRETEKYLHLHREKEEELNRAVDLSHLRPELDAVKAENCQLKSELSAMTEYNRSLEANKIGLSRENARFSSRLDKIEVTVSQLRGELDLVKADATGLAEKNRLLESETTLYKERMRTFEEKAEKRAQMYKDLKIEFAEAVNANDALKAELEAATRRQDTLEEDRGVLAAKLAKAETDLEEALKNVEATEAHTAIVAEYEKWKSRRIPLEQAKHGFENLSALILEAKGIEEEANRALGSESDDSERTESDHSASSQAR, encoded by the coding sequence atggacgatcttagGGGCCAACTGGACgcccagggccgggaaacggagaagtatCTGCACCTCCACCGAGAGAAAGAGGAGGAGTTGAACCGGGCGGTCGATCTTTCCCACCTCCGACCCGAGCTTGATGCGGTAAAGGCCGAGAACTGTCAGTTGAAGAGTGAGCTGTCCGCGATGACCGAGtacaatcggagtcttgaagctAACAAAATCGGTCTTAGTCGGGAGAATGCTCGATTTTCCTCGAGGCTGGATAAGATCGAGGTCACAGtttctcaactccggggggagttGGATTTGGTGAAGGCCGATGCAACGGGCTTGGCCGAGAAGaaccggctgctcgaatctgagactACCCTGTACAAAGAGCGCATGAGGACGTTCGAGGAGAAAGCTGAGAAAAGAGCTCAGATGTATAAGGACCTGAAAATCGAGTTTGCGGAGGCGGTAAACGCCAATGATGCTCTCAAGGCCGAGCTTGAAGCGGCCACTCGAAGGCAAGATACCCTCGAAGAGGACCGGGGTGTTTTGGCTGCAAAGTTAGCCAAGGCCGAGACCGATTTGGAGGAGGCTTTGAAGAATGTGGAGGCCACCGAGGCTCATACTGCCATTGTTGCCgaatatgagaagtggaagtctcggaggattcCCCTCGAGCAAGCTAAGCATGGTTTTGAGAATCTTTCGGCACTGATACTCGAAGCCAAAGGGATCGAGGAGGAGGCCAACCGCGCTCTTGGGTCTGAatcagacgactccgagcggaccgaGTCCGACCACTCCGCCTCTAGTCAAGCCAGATAG